A genomic region of Haliotis asinina isolate JCU_RB_2024 chromosome 1, JCU_Hal_asi_v2, whole genome shotgun sequence contains the following coding sequences:
- the LOC137283412 gene encoding uncharacterized protein, giving the protein MDWDVDDDSDEEGCMDTPDVDDDDCIITGVSMPAIPPPPPPLLATVPQRTTSPSSSSSPSLLKEYFVKHISWRTGEIEKQQRALHYEESLLDILELTVDDC; this is encoded by the exons atggattGGGATGTGGA tgatgacagtgatgaggAGGGATGCATGGACACCCCTGATGT TGATGATGACGACTGCATCATCACAGGGGTGTCCATGCCTGctataccaccaccaccaccaccactgcttgCCACAGTCCCTCAACGGACAACATCTCCCTCCTCTTCCTCTTCCCCCTCCTT ATTAAAGGAATACTTTGTGAAACACATTTCCTGGAGGACAGGGGAGATAGAAAAACAACAAAGGGCTCTTCACTACGAAGAGTCCTTACTAGATATATTAGAATTAACTGTAGATGATTGTTAG